The Saccharothrix variisporea genome has a segment encoding these proteins:
- a CDS encoding alpha/beta hydrolase: MRRYVSVGLALVTTLATAVVPSFATADPLAPYTSQQLAWKQCSQNVPSLECADLVVPLDYSRPDADRISVRVSRLKALDQARRRGILVLNPGGPGGSGIGMPIFLAKSAPAQVYDLVGFDPRGVGGSTALACQPAPDFATADTRPPDSEFPKWAAEARAAEDACRRAAGGIRPYINTPNTARDMDVLRAVLKEEKLNYLGYSYGTYLGAVYGSLFPQRLDRSVLDSSVHPEWIWREQFRAQAVAYRRNVDQWAAWAAQHNAVLKLGATPQEVLAGLEAVAASLAAKPVAGQTRTTFDAAVGVGARYRPLWAELAAVVGQLATGTASESARVLAESVRSELVPGVFSTVICEVDWPADAETYFEDMRVFRERYPYGFGVVRAAPTTCTYRSFTPPEPAVELKRNGYPVGVVVQAEGDTQTRYEGGPAMATQLGHQLLTVRDEGKHGIYGSGNKCVDREIDHYLVDGVLPDSSSSCAGDPRPDPTAAVSAAHVRSYLDSRGLAAFTGL; the protein is encoded by the coding sequence GTGCGCAGGTACGTGTCCGTCGGCTTGGCGCTCGTCACCACGCTGGCGACAGCCGTCGTCCCGTCGTTCGCCACCGCCGACCCGCTCGCGCCGTACACGTCGCAGCAGCTCGCCTGGAAGCAGTGCAGCCAGAACGTCCCGAGCCTGGAGTGCGCGGACCTCGTCGTCCCGCTCGACTACAGCCGCCCGGACGCCGACCGCATCTCGGTCCGCGTCAGCCGCCTGAAAGCGCTCGACCAGGCACGGCGGCGCGGCATCCTGGTGCTCAACCCCGGTGGTCCGGGCGGGTCGGGGATCGGCATGCCGATCTTCCTGGCCAAGTCCGCACCGGCCCAGGTGTACGACCTGGTCGGGTTCGACCCGCGCGGCGTCGGCGGGTCCACCGCGCTGGCCTGCCAACCGGCGCCCGACTTCGCCACCGCGGACACCCGGCCGCCGGACTCCGAGTTCCCCAAGTGGGCGGCGGAGGCGCGGGCGGCCGAGGACGCGTGCCGGCGCGCGGCCGGCGGCATCCGGCCCTACATCAACACGCCCAACACCGCCCGGGACATGGACGTGCTGCGCGCGGTGCTCAAGGAGGAGAAGCTGAACTACCTCGGCTACTCCTACGGCACCTACCTGGGCGCGGTGTACGGGAGCCTGTTCCCGCAGCGCCTGGACCGCAGCGTGCTGGACTCCTCGGTGCACCCGGAGTGGATCTGGCGCGAGCAGTTCCGGGCGCAGGCGGTGGCGTACCGGCGCAACGTCGACCAGTGGGCGGCGTGGGCTGCGCAGCACAACGCGGTGCTCAAGCTCGGTGCCACGCCGCAAGAGGTGCTCGCGGGGCTGGAGGCCGTCGCCGCGTCCCTGGCCGCGAAACCCGTGGCGGGGCAGACCCGCACCACGTTCGACGCGGCCGTGGGCGTGGGCGCCCGTTACCGTCCACTGTGGGCGGAACTGGCGGCCGTGGTGGGGCAGTTGGCGACGGGCACGGCGTCGGAGTCCGCGCGGGTCCTGGCCGAGTCCGTGCGCAGCGAGTTGGTGCCCGGCGTGTTCAGCACGGTCATCTGCGAGGTCGACTGGCCGGCCGACGCCGAGACGTACTTCGAGGACATGCGCGTGTTCCGCGAGCGCTACCCGTACGGCTTCGGCGTGGTGCGGGCGGCCCCGACCACGTGCACGTACCGCTCCTTCACGCCCCCGGAGCCCGCCGTCGAGCTCAAGCGCAACGGCTACCCGGTCGGGGTGGTCGTGCAGGCGGAGGGCGACACGCAGACCCGGTACGAGGGCGGTCCGGCGATGGCGACGCAGCTGGGCCACCAGCTGCTGACCGTGCGGGACGAGGGCAAGCACGGCATCTACGGCAGCGGCAACAAGTGCGTGGACCGCGAGATCGACCACTACCTGGTGGACGGCGTGCTGCCGGACAGCTCGTCGTCGTGCGCGGGCGACCCGCGCCCCGACCCGACCGCGGCCGTCTCGGCGGCGCACGTGCGGTCCTACTTGGACAGCCGGGGCCTGGCGGCCTTCACCGGCCTGTAG
- the pnuC gene encoding nicotinamide riboside transporter PnuC, producing the protein MHVLLDQGFTVFGQKVSYAEFIGQVFALVVVYLAQRRSLWTWPVQLVSVTLLFVVYISAHLGGTAARQVVIALITLYGWWAWTRRRDPVFGVVVRKGTVKERLAVLAAFVVGTTGFALVLDALHASWAPWPDAAIFVGTVLAFTLQGFGLVEFWLVWLVVDAIGVPLQIQSGLYFSALVYTVFAVLVIRGWIDWNREARRAATTIPAQSLNDPTKP; encoded by the coding sequence ATGCACGTCTTGCTGGATCAGGGCTTCACCGTCTTCGGCCAGAAGGTGTCCTACGCCGAGTTCATCGGCCAGGTCTTCGCCCTCGTCGTGGTGTACCTGGCGCAGCGGCGCTCCCTGTGGACCTGGCCCGTGCAGCTGGTCTCGGTCACCCTGCTGTTCGTCGTCTACATCTCCGCCCACCTCGGCGGCACCGCCGCGCGGCAGGTCGTGATCGCGCTGATCACCCTGTACGGCTGGTGGGCGTGGACCCGGCGGCGCGACCCGGTCTTCGGCGTGGTGGTCCGCAAGGGCACCGTGAAGGAACGCCTGGCGGTGCTTGCCGCGTTCGTGGTGGGGACGACCGGCTTCGCCCTGGTCCTGGACGCCCTGCACGCCTCCTGGGCGCCGTGGCCGGACGCGGCGATCTTCGTGGGCACCGTGCTGGCGTTCACCCTCCAGGGGTTCGGCCTGGTGGAGTTCTGGCTGGTGTGGCTGGTGGTCGACGCGATCGGCGTGCCGTTGCAGATCCAGTCGGGCCTGTACTTCAGCGCGCTGGTCTACACGGTGTTCGCGGTGCTGGTGATCCGGGGCTGGATCGACTGGAACCGCGAAGCCAGGCGAGCCGCCACCACCATCCCCGCGCAGTCCCTCAACGACCCGACGAAGCCCTGA
- a CDS encoding ABC transporter substrate-binding protein has product MTRWPVIRWPVIRWPVIRWPVIRWPVIRWLVVCLVVAGCGVPAVDPAYEGRGPITFVDSYDLSSTGPIRRRVEAWNARSSSVEAVTYVPMPTPTDDYRAQLMARAGDLAGRRGADAGSQCYDVVTLDVVWTAAFARANYLARLPEAEMGPDRFLPASAESARDNGRLWAVPWRADAGVLFYRSDLLAAEGVSRPTSWDELERQAATIAPKYGIAGYVGQLGQYEGLTVNALEAVWGHGGDADHWDGPGARAGVGRLASGVEQGWIPREALRYDEAASLKEFLEGRALFLRTWPYARAELEASPLKDRFGMAALPGPAALGGWNVAVSRCSAHQATARDFIQFLTGEESQAALLTQAGYPPTLASLYEDRELRARLPHLVVLEAAVLNARNRPRTAHYDELTRVVQRAVHNALGNPQALDAELRQLAEDVVRASSGR; this is encoded by the coding sequence GTGACCAGGTGGCCGGTGATCAGGTGGCCGGTGATCAGGTGGCCGGTGATCAGGTGGCCGGTGATCAGGTGGCCGGTGATCAGGTGGCTGGTGGTGTGCTTGGTGGTGGCCGGGTGCGGTGTGCCGGCGGTGGACCCGGCGTACGAGGGGCGGGGGCCGATCACGTTCGTGGACAGCTACGACCTGTCGTCCACCGGGCCGATCCGGCGGCGGGTGGAGGCGTGGAACGCGCGCAGCAGCTCGGTCGAGGCCGTGACGTACGTGCCGATGCCCACCCCGACCGACGACTACCGCGCCCAGCTGATGGCCCGCGCCGGCGACCTGGCGGGCCGGCGCGGCGCGGACGCCGGGTCGCAGTGCTACGACGTGGTCACCCTGGACGTGGTGTGGACGGCGGCGTTCGCGCGGGCCAACTACCTGGCCCGGCTGCCCGAGGCCGAGATGGGACCGGACCGCTTCCTGCCCGCGTCCGCGGAGTCGGCCCGCGACAACGGGCGGCTGTGGGCGGTCCCCTGGCGGGCGGACGCGGGCGTGCTGTTCTACCGGTCCGACCTGCTGGCGGCTGAGGGCGTGAGCCGCCCGACGTCGTGGGACGAGTTGGAGCGGCAGGCCGCGACCATCGCGCCGAAGTACGGGATCGCCGGGTACGTGGGGCAGCTGGGCCAGTACGAAGGCCTGACGGTGAACGCGTTGGAGGCGGTGTGGGGCCACGGCGGCGACGCCGATCATTGGGACGGGCCGGGCGCACGGGCGGGCGTGGGCCGGCTGGCGAGCGGGGTGGAGCAGGGCTGGATACCGCGGGAGGCGCTGCGGTACGACGAGGCGGCGAGCCTGAAGGAGTTCCTGGAGGGGCGGGCGCTGTTCCTGCGGACCTGGCCGTACGCGCGGGCGGAACTGGAGGCTTCGCCGTTGAAGGACCGGTTCGGCATGGCGGCGCTGCCGGGGCCGGCGGCGCTGGGCGGGTGGAACGTGGCGGTGTCCCGGTGCTCGGCCCACCAGGCGACCGCCCGCGACTTCATCCAGTTCCTGACCGGGGAGGAGAGCCAGGCGGCCCTGTTGACCCAGGCGGGTTACCCGCCGACCTTGGCGAGCCTGTACGAGGATCGGGAGTTGAGGGCGCGGTTGCCGCACCTGGTGGTGCTTGAAGCGGCCGTGCTCAATGCCCGAAACCGCCCGCGCACGGCGCACTACGACGAACTGACGCGCGTAGTGCAGCGTGCGGTGCACAACGCGCTGGGCAACCCGCAGGCGTTGGACGCCGAACTCCGACAGTTGGCCGAGGACGTGGTCAGGGCTTCGTCGGGTCGTTGA
- a CDS encoding ACP S-malonyltransferase, which produces MFSERVIALLAPGQGSQTPGMLAPWLDLEGAGQRVAAWSDATGLDLARLGTTADAEEIKDTAITQPLVVALALLAFEELRRRVELPADTIIAGHSVGELAAAAIAGVLTSDDAVALAAVRGAEMAAACALEPTGMAAVLGGEEADVLARLDELGLVGANRNGAGQIVAAGPLPALDKLAENPPERAKIRKLQVAGAFHTAYMAPAEEALRVKAEGIAVEDPTLPLLSNADGAEVTSGAEVLNRLISQVTRPVRWDSCQATLGAKGVTAVVELPPAGALTGLAKRELKGTPTLALKTPDQLDQVVAMLGEA; this is translated from the coding sequence GTGTTCAGTGAGCGGGTGATCGCGCTGCTCGCCCCCGGACAGGGGTCTCAGACACCCGGCATGCTCGCCCCCTGGCTCGACCTCGAGGGGGCCGGGCAGCGTGTGGCCGCGTGGTCGGACGCCACCGGGTTGGACCTCGCTCGACTGGGGACCACGGCGGACGCCGAGGAGATCAAGGACACCGCGATCACGCAGCCGCTGGTCGTGGCGTTGGCGCTGCTCGCGTTCGAGGAGCTGCGTCGGCGGGTCGAGTTGCCTGCCGACACGATCATCGCCGGTCACTCGGTCGGTGAGCTGGCCGCCGCGGCGATCGCCGGGGTGCTGACCTCGGACGACGCCGTCGCGCTGGCCGCTGTGCGCGGTGCGGAGATGGCGGCCGCCTGTGCGCTGGAGCCGACCGGGATGGCTGCTGTGCTGGGTGGTGAGGAGGCCGACGTGCTGGCCCGCCTCGACGAGTTGGGGCTGGTCGGCGCGAACCGCAACGGGGCCGGGCAGATCGTGGCCGCCGGGCCGTTGCCCGCGCTGGACAAGCTCGCCGAGAACCCGCCGGAGCGGGCGAAGATCCGCAAGCTCCAGGTCGCGGGCGCGTTCCACACCGCCTACATGGCGCCCGCCGAGGAGGCGTTGCGCGTCAAGGCCGAAGGCATCGCCGTGGAGGACCCCACGCTGCCGCTGCTGTCCAACGCCGACGGCGCCGAGGTGACCTCCGGTGCCGAGGTGCTGAACCGACTCATCTCGCAGGTCACCCGCCCGGTGCGGTGGGACTCCTGCCAGGCGACCCTGGGCGCGAAGGGCGTGACCGCGGTGGTGGAGCTGCCGCCGGCGGGCGCATTGACGGGCCTGGCGAAGCGCGAACTGAAGGGCACCCCCACGTTGGCTTTGAAGACCCCCGACCAGTT
- a CDS encoding mechanosensitive ion channel family protein, whose protein sequence is MGSQITEGLGQAWAMVVTFVPKLLGFLLVLFIGWLIAKALAKAVGFLLNRVGFERLVERSGLRGAMANSPVDASGLIVKIVYYFVLLIALQMAFGVFGTGNAVSALLNDVIAYLPRIVVAIVLVLVAAAIGKALRGLVTGALGARPYTRMLGGITYGFIVALGVIAALNQLGIAVSVTMPVLITVLATVAGVIVIGVGGGLVRPMQQRWEGWLDRMQQEAKSAPEPRRSQDTMATTPPRVGATTGGRPPQMDTPTPPAGMPMPPTDGR, encoded by the coding sequence GTGGGCTCCCAGATCACCGAAGGACTCGGACAAGCGTGGGCGATGGTGGTCACGTTCGTGCCGAAGCTCCTCGGCTTCCTGCTGGTCCTGTTCATCGGCTGGCTCATCGCCAAGGCGCTCGCCAAGGCGGTCGGGTTCCTGCTCAACCGGGTGGGCTTCGAGCGCCTGGTGGAGCGGTCCGGCCTGCGCGGCGCGATGGCGAACTCGCCCGTCGACGCGTCCGGGTTGATCGTCAAGATCGTCTACTACTTCGTGCTGCTGATCGCGCTGCAGATGGCGTTCGGCGTGTTCGGCACCGGCAACGCGGTCAGCGCGCTGCTCAACGACGTCATCGCCTACCTCCCGCGGATCGTCGTGGCGATCGTGCTGGTGCTCGTGGCCGCCGCGATCGGCAAGGCGCTGCGCGGCCTGGTGACCGGTGCGCTGGGCGCGCGGCCGTACACGCGGATGCTGGGCGGCATCACCTACGGGTTCATCGTGGCGCTGGGCGTGATCGCGGCGCTGAACCAGTTGGGCATCGCGGTGTCGGTGACCATGCCGGTGCTCATCACGGTGCTGGCCACGGTCGCCGGCGTCATCGTGATCGGCGTGGGCGGTGGTCTGGTGCGGCCGATGCAGCAGCGCTGGGAGGGCTGGCTGGACCGCATGCAGCAGGAGGCGAAGAGCGCCCCCGAGCCCCGCAGGTCGCAGGACACGATGGCGACGACCCCGCCCCGCGTCGGCGCGACCACCGGCGGCCGCCCTCCGCAGATGGACACCCCGACCCCGCCGGCCGGCATGCCCATGCCCCCGACCGACGGCCGCTGA
- a CDS encoding phytase, with translation MRALVLALVPLLVAAPVAAASTGVVVPVTQTRAFVDDESGVPANADADDPAIWVHPRSPERSVVLGTVKEGGLAAFDLEGRTLGTYPAPQAPNPDAKPGRFNNVDVLSRVAVGGVRRDLAFVSDRGRDRVRVYEIDPRGSAAGSAVVRDVTDPAARPVFSADEDEVDDQRTAYGLAAGQVDRTPVVVVNRRHETRVALLHVVPAAGGAVGTRVVSTVDLPSTFPLPDGTSWTPCEEPGEGPQLEGMVVDSANHVLYAAQEDVGIWRIPLTATGFGTPKLIDRVRSFGVPQTYDPETEECKGSGADPGFGGTHLEADAEGLTIGGDHLVASSQGDSRFVVYERTGRNRYVGEFRVGAGDGNDSVEHSDGAQLVTADLGDDYEEGLLVVHDGERMPAVGDLPTTGFAYVSWEDVLDTL, from the coding sequence ATGCGAGCCCTTGTCCTGGCTTTGGTGCCTTTGTTGGTCGCCGCGCCCGTCGCGGCAGCGTCCACCGGCGTGGTCGTGCCGGTCACGCAGACCCGTGCGTTCGTGGACGACGAGTCCGGCGTGCCCGCGAACGCGGACGCCGACGACCCCGCCATCTGGGTCCACCCCCGTTCGCCCGAGCGCAGTGTCGTGCTGGGCACGGTGAAGGAGGGCGGACTGGCGGCGTTCGACCTCGAGGGCCGCACCCTGGGCACCTATCCCGCGCCGCAGGCGCCGAACCCGGACGCCAAGCCGGGCCGGTTCAACAACGTCGACGTGCTCAGCCGGGTCGCGGTCGGCGGGGTCCGGCGGGACCTGGCGTTCGTCAGCGACCGGGGCCGGGACCGGGTGCGCGTGTACGAGATCGACCCGCGGGGCTCGGCGGCCGGGTCGGCTGTGGTGCGGGACGTGACCGACCCGGCCGCGCGGCCGGTGTTCTCCGCTGATGAGGACGAGGTCGACGACCAGCGCACCGCGTACGGGTTGGCGGCGGGGCAGGTCGACCGCACGCCGGTGGTCGTGGTGAACCGGCGGCACGAGACCCGGGTGGCGCTGCTGCACGTGGTCCCGGCGGCCGGCGGCGCGGTCGGCACGCGGGTGGTGTCGACCGTGGACCTGCCGTCCACTTTCCCGCTCCCCGACGGCACCTCGTGGACGCCGTGCGAGGAGCCGGGCGAGGGTCCGCAGTTGGAGGGCATGGTGGTGGACTCGGCCAACCACGTGCTCTACGCGGCGCAGGAGGACGTCGGCATCTGGCGCATCCCGCTGACCGCGACCGGATTCGGGACGCCGAAGCTGATCGACCGCGTGCGTTCCTTCGGGGTGCCGCAGACCTACGACCCGGAGACCGAGGAGTGCAAGGGGTCGGGCGCGGACCCGGGCTTCGGCGGCACCCACCTGGAGGCGGACGCGGAGGGCCTGACCATCGGCGGCGACCACCTGGTGGCGTCCAGCCAGGGTGACTCGCGGTTCGTGGTGTACGAGCGCACCGGCCGCAACCGGTACGTCGGCGAGTTCCGGGTGGGCGCGGGCGACGGCAACGACTCGGTCGAGCACTCCGACGGCGCCCAACTGGTGACCGCCGACCTCGGGGACGACTACGAGGAGGGCCTGCTGGTCGTGCACGACGGCGAGCGGATGCCGGCGGTGGGTGACTTGCCGACCACCGGCTTCGCGTACGTGAGCTGGGAAGACGTGCTCGACACCCTGTGA
- a CDS encoding PucR family transcriptional regulator produces MSSSAEVLPALSRETLRTLQRASGDLAASSVAAMEEQLPWFRRMPAEQRAGVLLLIQNGVAGFVSWLHDPQQAIRLTAEAFRAAPKDISRWVSLRQTVELVRIALELFEQQLPKLARDEAERALLTEGVLRYGREIAFSAATSYAAAAEARGAWDARLEALVVDGIVRGDAEESLLSRATALGWDPAAEATVLVGNPPSDDPPAVVFEVRSRAARISRPVLLSVQGSRLVVVLGGETDSGDALVRLSDAFGPGPVVAGPTVSSLADAHRSAGDALSGLRAVVGWPAAPRPVRSLDLLPERALAGDPEAEWQLVDRIARPLEDAGGSLLETVDAFLEVGGVLEACARKLFVHPNTVRYRLRRATELTGRNANDPRDALVLRVALSVGRLARARGLW; encoded by the coding sequence ATGAGCAGCTCCGCCGAGGTCCTGCCGGCGTTGTCGAGGGAGACGCTGCGCACGCTCCAGCGCGCCTCGGGCGACCTGGCGGCCTCCAGCGTGGCCGCGATGGAGGAGCAGCTGCCGTGGTTCCGGCGGATGCCCGCCGAGCAGCGCGCGGGCGTGCTGCTGCTGATCCAGAACGGGGTCGCCGGGTTCGTGTCGTGGCTGCACGACCCGCAGCAGGCGATCCGGCTGACCGCCGAGGCGTTCCGGGCCGCGCCGAAGGACATCTCGCGGTGGGTGAGCCTGCGGCAGACCGTCGAACTGGTCCGGATCGCGCTGGAGCTGTTCGAGCAGCAGCTCCCGAAGCTGGCCCGCGACGAGGCCGAACGAGCGCTCCTGACCGAGGGCGTGCTCCGCTACGGCCGCGAGATCGCCTTCTCCGCCGCCACCTCCTATGCCGCCGCCGCCGAGGCCCGGGGCGCGTGGGACGCCCGCCTGGAGGCGCTGGTCGTGGACGGCATCGTGCGTGGCGACGCCGAGGAGTCCCTGCTGTCGCGGGCCACGGCACTGGGCTGGGACCCGGCGGCGGAGGCCACCGTCCTGGTGGGCAACCCGCCGTCGGACGACCCGCCGGCGGTCGTCTTCGAGGTCCGGAGTCGGGCGGCCCGGATCTCCCGGCCGGTGCTGCTGAGCGTGCAGGGGTCCCGGCTGGTGGTGGTGCTGGGCGGCGAGACGGACAGCGGTGACGCCCTGGTGCGCCTGTCCGACGCGTTCGGCCCCGGTCCCGTGGTGGCCGGCCCGACCGTGAGCAGCCTGGCCGACGCGCACCGGAGCGCCGGTGACGCCCTGTCGGGCCTGCGGGCGGTGGTCGGGTGGCCGGCGGCACCTCGTCCGGTGCGGTCACTGGACCTGCTGCCCGAGCGGGCGCTGGCCGGTGACCCGGAGGCGGAGTGGCAGCTGGTGGACCGCATCGCCCGGCCGTTGGAGGACGCGGGCGGGTCGCTGCTGGAGACGGTGGACGCGTTCCTGGAGGTCGGGGGCGTGTTGGAGGCGTGCGCGCGGAAGCTGTTCGTGCACCCGAACACCGTTCGGTACCGGTTGCGGCGGGCGACGGAGTTGACCGGGCGGAACGCCAACGACCCCCGGGACGCTCTGGTGCTGCGGGTGGCCCTGTCTGTGGGGCGGCTGGCTCGGGCTCGCGGGCTCTGGTGA